A single region of the Zonotrichia leucophrys gambelii isolate GWCS_2022_RI unplaced genomic scaffold, RI_Zleu_2.0 Scaffold_608_29903, whole genome shotgun sequence genome encodes:
- the LOC135441870 gene encoding olfactory receptor 14J1-like: MSNSSSISHFLLLALADTRQLQLLHFCLLLGISLVALLANGLIISAVACGHHLHTPMFFFLLNLALADLGSICTTVPKAMHNSLWDTRNISYTGCAAQLFFFAFFISAEFSLLTIKCYDRYVSICKPLHYRTLLGSRACAHMAAAAWASAFLHALMHTANTFSLPLCHGNALGQFFCEIPAILKLSCSHSNLRELGLLVFSICLALGCFVFIVFSYVQIFRAVLRIPSEQGRHKAFSTCLPHLAVVSLFLSTATFSDLKPSSMSSPSLNLALSLLYSVVTPALNPLIYSLRNQELKAAVRRLMTGWFHKH, from the coding sequence atgtccaacagcagctccatcagccacttcctcctgctggcattggcagacacgcggcagctgcagctcctgcatttctgcctcttgctgggcatctccctggttGCCCTCCTGgccaacggcctcatcatcagtgccgtagcctgcggccaccacctgcacacgcccatgttcttcttcctgctcaacctggccctcgctgacctgggctccatctgcaccactgtccccaaagccatgcacaattctctctgggacaccaggaacatctcctacacaggatgtgctgcacaattatttttttttgcctttttcatctcagcagaattttccctcctgaccatcaagtgctatgaccgctacgtgtccatctgcaaacccctgcactacaggaccctcctgggcagcagagcttgtgcccacatggcagcagctgcctgggccagcgCCTTTCTCCatgctctcatgcacacagccaatacattttccctgcccctgtgccatggcaatgccctgggccagttcttctgtgaaatccctgccatcctcaagctctcctgctcacactcaaACCTCAGGGAACTGGGACTTCTTGTGTTTTCCATCTGTTTAGCacttggttgttttgtgttcattgttttctcctatgtgcagatcttcagggctgtgctgaggatcccatctgagcagggacggcacaaagccttttccacctgcctccctcacctggccgtggtctctttgttcctcagcactgccacatTTTCTGACTTGAAGCCCTCCTCCATGTCTTCTCCATCCCTGAATCTGGCCCTTTCACTTCTGTATTCAGTGGTtactccagccctgaaccccctcatctacagcctgaggaaccaggagctcaaggctgcagtgaggagacTGATGACTGGGTGGTTTCACAAACATTAA